A single window of Eleginops maclovinus isolate JMC-PN-2008 ecotype Puerto Natales chromosome 19, JC_Emac_rtc_rv5, whole genome shotgun sequence DNA harbors:
- the lingo2b gene encoding leucine-rich repeat and immunoglobulin-like domain-containing nogo receptor-interacting protein 2b — MTEGNAGKRDMRHPALNHCHLFLGGALLLLLASPALSCPARCECSAQSKSVSCHRKRLATIPEGIPIETRILDLSKNKLRIITPDNFSSFQQLEDLDLSDNLISVVEPGSFRSQLALRSLNFRSNLIQLVPAGVLSGLTNLTRLDLSHNRLVVLLDHAFQDLRRLTSLEVGDNELVFISQRAYTGLLGLQSLTLERSNLTVVPTDALAHLHSLVELRLRYLSISFLKPFSFKRLSRLRRLEIDYWPWLETLPPLSLHGLNLTMLFITNTNLSAFPGAALRNLPYLTHLNLSYSHIQHIHHGELGPLPYLVELHLQGAQLISIEPFAFVGLKSLQLLDVSQNRLDSLESGVFASPDSLQRLCLGGNPLMCDCRLLWLLNSHKPSSLQILDLQPECSGPEHLLGKHLRDLKEPLVSRYMTCTKPRIGPNTTQLLMADEGQPARLSCRAEGAPRPSVVWISPHRRYITTKSIGRVEVQPDGTLEIKAAELHDSGLYLCIASNPAGNASLSASLSVKSLGLGDRSHYTNRSSNYLSDSNSTWGNGTVLYNMTVPIDIKTIIISTAMGCLSFLGVVIFCFLLLFIWSRGKGRHKSNFDIEYVPRKSNGAAADTTETSGPRRVNMKMI, encoded by the coding sequence ATGACAGAGGGCAACGCGGGTAAAAGAGACATGCGACACCCAGCCCTGAACCACTGCCACCTCTTCCTGGGCGGGGCCTTGCTGCTTCTCCTGGCCAGCCCAGCTCTGAGCTGCCCCGCCCGATGTGAGTGCTCTGCCCAAAGCAAGTCGGTTAGTTGCCACCGAAAGCGTCTGGCCACCATCCCTGAAGGCATCCCCATTGAGACACGCATCCTAGACCTCAGTAAGAACAAGCTACGTATCATCACGCCGGACAACTTCTCTTCATTCCAGCAGCTTGAGGACCTGGACCTTAGCGACAATCTTATCAGCGTGGTCGAGCCCGGTTCATTTCGCTCACAGCTTGCTCTCCGCTCGCTCAACTTTCGCAGTAATTTAATTCAGCTGGTTCCTGCCGGCGTGTTATCAGGCCTGACCAACCTCACCCGCCTTGACCTCAGCCACAACCGCCTGGTGGTTCTTCTGGATCATGCCTTTCAAGATCTGCGCAGGTTGACATCCCTAGAGGTGGGTGACAACGAACTGGTTTTCATCTCTCAGCGGGCCTATACAGGATTACTTGGACTCCAAAGTCTGACCCTGGAACGATCCAATCTGACCGTGGTTCCTACTGATGCTCTGGCACATCTGCACAGCCTGGTCGAACTGCGCTTGCGCTACTTGAGCATTAGTTTTCTAAAGCCTTTTTCATTTAAGAGGTTATCACGGCTCCGCCGGCTAGAGATAGATTACTGGCCCTGGCTGGAAACACTGCCTCCCCTTTCACTGCATGGTCTCAACCTCACAATGTTGTTCATAACCAACACTAACCTGTCTGCCTTCCCCGGCGCGGCACTGCGCAACCTGCCCTACCTCACACATCTCAACCTGTCCTACAGCCACATCCAGCACATCCATCATGGAGAGCTGGGCCCACTACCATACCTGGTGGAGCTCCACCTCCAGGGGGCTCAACTGATTTCTATTGAGCCCTTTGCATTTGTGGGCCTTAAATCTTTGCAACTTCTGGATGTGTCACAGAACCGCCTGGACTCTCTGGAGAGTGGAGTGTTTGCCTCGCCAGACAGCCTCCAGAGGCTCTGTCTGGGAGGAAACCCATTAATGTGCGACTGCAGATTGCTTTGGCTCCTCAATAGCCATAAgccctcctctctgcagattctggATCTGCAGCCAGAGTGCAGCGGCCCTGAGCATCTCCTGGGGAAACATCTCCGTGACCTCAAGGAGCCTCTGGTCTCCAGATACATGACCTGCACCAAACCACGGATTGGACCAAACACGACCCAGCTTCTGATGGCTGATGAGGGTCAGCCTGCCCGCCTGAGCTGCAGGGCAGAGGGGGCGCCTCGGCCCTCGGTGGTATGGATTTCACCTCACAGACGCTACATAACAACCAAGAGCATTGGCAGGGTGGAAGTCCAACCAGATGGTACCCTGGAGATCAAGGCAGCGGAACTGCATGACAGCGGGTTGTACTTGTGTATTGCCAGTAACCCTGCTGGCAATGCTAGCCTGTCGGCCTCTTTATCTGTGAAGAGCCTGGGCCTTGGGGACAGATCTCACTATACTAACAGGAGCTCAAACTATCTGTCAGACTCCAACAGCACATGGGGGAATGGGACAGTACTTTACAACATGACAGTCCCTATAGACATTAAGACTATCATTATATCTACAGCAATGGGCTGCCTGTCTTTCTTAGGTGTGGTCATCTTCTGCTTCCTGCTTCTGTTCATCTGGAGCAGAGGGAAAGGACGGCATAAGAGCAACTTTGATATAGAGTATGTCCCTCGCAAGTCAAATGGGGCAGCAGCAGACACGACAGAAACAAGTGGCCCACGACGGGTAAAcatgaaaatgatttga